TGGCAAGATCTTTATCCATTATAATTTGAGTACCAGTATGAAAGCAAAAAAATAACCACCGACGTATCGATGGCGATATTATCATTAGATCTCTAAGTTGTTCAATATATTTCTTAATTCCATTAATTCTTCTTTTGTTAGCGTGATTCCCTTTCCCATCTTATCATGGTCAGGCGACCAATCTCGCAAATCATATTTAGGGGCTTTATTATTCCAACTTATTAGGTTGAGTTCTTTCGTCCAGCCTTTTGGACTTTCTGATAGAATCCCCACATTTTTAATGATATCGTACTTGATTTCAGCCATTATGAAACCCCCCATTTTTATTTTCATTATGTAATGAAGAATAGTCTGTTTTAAAGAAGAGTTTGTAATCTGAGATTTTAAAATCATATTTTTGTAGCATCTTTGCGATTAAATTTCGAATAGAATTTGCACTCATATTTGTTTCAATAAAAATATCCGCCGATTTTAACTTTACAGGTTTTCTCATCTCAGATTCAACTTTAGAGAAATATTGAACTTTTTTCCCATTCATTCTTCTATCATATTGAAATTGTTCAAACTTATCCATATCTAACGTGTATAAAATCTCTGATGTTTTTAATAGTACCTCTTGCCATGTCCTAACTTCGTACTTTTGCCCTTTAAATTGAAAGGAATGAGGACGTACATGGGTAAAATCCTCATATAACGTATGTGGTATATTGAAATCAACTAGACACTCATTATAATTCGGAGAAGATTTAGTACTTTCCTCCTTCTCATTTTCAACCTCATCTATTATATTGTCAGGTTCAATATCATTAAAGATTTGCCTTAACATCGTTTCATAGTTATATACTGCTTCAGATAATTCTGTCAAAGATTTTGTCTTGTTGTAATCTCTCTTATTTAAAGCATGAGTGATCTTATTATTAATGTCCTTAATTAATTCATCGATTGAATAAAGCAATAAATCTATGCTTTCACCAATGTCTATTGCCTTTTCCGGAAATTCCTTATTAATAATAGCTAAAATTTGTTCCATTCTCATGTTTATCTCCCCCACGATAAAATGAACAGCACAAGAATTAGGGTCTCTTGTGCTGTCTATATTATCTGTCCCTTCATTATTTATTTTGTACCTTCAACATAAACTGATTAACATCACTTTCCGGCCCTTCAAAGATTACATCAGTATTCATTGCTTCGAAATGCTTTCTTGCATACTTAATCTTTGCTTGTTCCTCTGGCCGTAGGAAAGCCTCTACATCTGTTCCTTTTGTTTCTATCACAAAATAGAGTTTTTCTTCCCCATCCTTATTGATCACAGCTGCCCAATCTGGGTTATAATCTCCAATTGGTGTTTCAATCTTAAACCAGCTTGGAAGTTTCACATATACTTTTACATTCTCATCATTTTCAAAGCGTTTCGCAAAATTTGCTTCCACATCCGAATCATAGATGACATGGTCAAAAGGAGATTTCTTGCTTTGAAGTGCGTTATCATTTAAATATGCTAAAAGTTCTTCATTTTGGAACAACTCGACACCATAGTATGAGTCGTCACCAATCTTGTAATATTTTACACCATCTCCTAATAACAGCTTCAATTCACGCTTAATTATTTTGGTAACTACTTCAATGAACTTTTGGGGATTATTCTTAAAATCTTCAAGTCGTTTGCTCCCCGTTAATATTTCAACAATGGTTCTTCTGGTTAAATTTGTGCGATTCTGCAATTCAGTGATAATATCTGGTAAAGGATGTTGAACCGTTACATAATCTTCAAATCGCTCACTCACTATCGAACCTTGTATACCAGTCGTGCGATCTAGTTTCGAAATTCCATCTTTTCGACTCAGAATTCTCATTTTTTCAATTCGATCCATCTTCTGAATACTTCCAATCGACTTATTAATTAATTCACGGCTATCATAATCAATAGTAAACACGGTTTTGTATTTGATTTTATCCCATAACTCTAAGAATTCTCTGCTGTCGATTATAGCTTTATTTAATTTAACTTTTTTCTTTTTACTTGCATCCTTAATAGGTAAGCGGTTTATAATGTGTTTCAATTCCCTTATAATCGTCGGTCTCCAAGGAGAGAACTCTTCAGGTAGATGAAGTTCATAGTTTTCTATCGCTTCTTTAAGTATTGATGTGGCCTTATCTTTCTTATCGATGTACCCGTTGGCCTTCAAACTATTATATAGTCTCTCAGATACTTCATACCCCATAGCCACTGGTTCATCAGTGCTGTCGTCAATATAGGCTAACTTAGCAAACATATGCTTCTCGATCTTTCCAAATGTAATTCCCGTTTGTTCTTCCATTTCAGTTTGTAAATTAGCCACAAAATCTTCATAAGATTCATTGGCCATCACCGTTAATGTATTCACATGATAGTCTTGTACTCGTTCTCCTTTTTGATTTACCGCTATGCGAAGACCACGGCCAATCTCTTGTCTACGACTTACATAGGTTCCAGCGGAATCTTTTAAGGTACAGATTTGGAATACATTTGGGTTATCCCACCCCTCACGCAATGCAGAATGGGAAAAGATAAAACGAAGGGGTTCGTCTAGACTCAACAATCGTTCCTTTTCCTTCATGATCAGACTATATACATCTGTATCTGCTTGTGTGTTTCCATTTGTATCCTTTAACTTTCCCTTTTTATCTTGCGCAAAATAACCATTGTGAATCTTTTCTATATCCATATCACCATCTATATCATTGAATAATGTACGATATTTTGGCTTCTGAATAAGCTTTTTGTATTCTTCTTCAAACATGATGGCATATTTGCCTTTTACTGGATTCCCATCTTTATCGTAATCACGATAGTTTGCAACCTTATCAATAAAAAATAGGCTTAATACTTTAATTCCACGAGGATTTAAACGTAATTCTTTATCTAGATGTTCTTCAATTGTTTTTCGGATTTGATATCTTTTAATCGTATCATCGTCAATATCGCCAATCGATTCACCAACACGTAAATAATGGCCGTTCACTTCAATGGATTCATTGCCTTCTGTCCAATCGATTTGCTCAACAAGATAATTCCGATATATCTCACGTTCACCTGATACATCATACAGATCATCCCCATATTTAACGTTTTTGACCATTCTTTTTACTTTTCCACGCGATTCTACATCTAGTTCGATTTTTGCTTTGCCTTCTTTTACTTCTACCAATCTAATATAAGGTAGATTAAACGACTGTTCTGATCTTACAGACATGACTTCAATTTTCTTTACCAACTTCTCATTATAAGCATCTACTGCATCTAATCGATAAATCATATTGTATTTATCGACGTGTGTTGCAGAGTAACGAAGCGTACATAATGGATGCAAAGATGAAATCGCTTCCTTTGACTTTGGTGTGGTGTCCACACTTTGTGGCTCATCAATGATTACTATCGGATTGGTTTGTTGGATAAACTCAATGGGGCGATAACCATTTAAACGATCGTTAGCTCGATGAATGACATTTGCTTTATCCTCTTTTTCAGGATCCTCAAAACTTTTGCGAAAAGCATCAATATTGATAATCATCACTTGTATGGAAGTAGCTGTAGCAAAATTACGCACTTGGTCGAGTTTACTTGAATCATATATGAAATACTCTAAAGGTGTTCGATCATACAATTCTTTAAAATGCTGCTCCGTGATTTGAAGGGATTTATACACTCCCTCACGAATGGCTACAGATGGAACAATAATCACAAATTTAGTAAAACCATAATGCTTATTTAACTCGTAAATGGTGCGTAAATATACGTAAGTTTTCCCAGTACCTGTTTCCATTTCAATTGTGAAATTTAGTCCATTTAAAGATTCACTTCTTGATAAACCATTCTTTATCTGTATTTCTTGAACATTCTTCAAAATCTCATTTGGCGTTAAATCCAATCGGTTTCCAATTCCTAAATCGGTCTGAATCATCCCGGCATCCTCTCCATAAGATACCGTAAAGTTTGATTGTTTCACTGGTTGTCCTTTAAAGATATTTACAACAGAATCAATAGCTTGGCGTTGATAAGGTAAGTCAGAGATAAATTTTAACTTCATCCTTTACACGCTCCTTACATCCGTGATTCCGTTTTTCTTTAACGTTTGAATTGCATTTGTTTTTACTGAATCACTGATGAAACCTGACTCTTTAAAAATAAACTTGGTATCGAACCCTTCTGGTTTTAGCTTAATCATTTCGTTTACAATCTCTTGGTCAATGTTATCTTCTAAACATAAGAGAACGGAACCATAGGCAACATTATATATAGTTCTACCATTAAAATCTATTTCCTCAATCTGTGTTGTTAATGGAATACCTATTTTTAATAAAATTTCATATAGTAAATCCTCTTTAGTGCGATCTTTTTTGATGTTTTCTTTCCAATTAGTGATATCATTTTCCAAATTTTCGTAATCTGGATCCCATGGTTTTAGATTTGATGAGTCTAATTTGAAAACTTTAAAACCAATGTCTAAATCCGTTTTACCTGTTTCTTTTACAATTTTATCTCCAGCACGGCGAATTCGTTCTTTACCAATTTCGCATATATTTTTATAACCAGCTTTAAAAGCCTCGGAGTTTTCATCAGTTAATTCAGGTAACTGCACCATGATAAATTTACGATTTCCGCCATCTTCTGCATTTATTTGCATGACTGCATGTGCTGTTGTTGCTGAGCCGGAGAAGAAATCTAATACAATGGAATCTTGGTTCGTACCAATTTGAAGAAGTATTTTGATTAACTTTGCAGGTTTGGGATATGAAAATAATTTATCCATACCAAAAATATCTTTAAGTTCATTATTTCCTAGTGAATTATCTCCAGCAAAATCTCTTTTAAAAAGTGTAGTTGGAACCAAACCATCTTGTACTTCAGATAAGTATCTTTTTAAAGTAGGGTATGATTCACCTTCTCCCCATAAAATTCTATTCTCTAAAATTGCAGCTTTTATAGTTTCTTCACTATATCTCCAGTATTTACCCTGTGGCCTTTTTAAAATAACACCATTTGGTTTCTTTATTTCATAATCTGCTTCATAGGGATTATTAGCATAGATTGGATCGCTTTTCCAGGGCCCTTTAGGATCGTTATCTGGATTTGTATAGCTATCAGTATTTTCTCTTGGTATCAAATTTCGATCCCAAAAAATTTTATTTTTGGTGTAACATAAAATATATTCATGAGAGTCTGAGAAATATTTAGCGGAATTTTTCCTAGTATGTATTTTTTCCCAAATAATTTCAGCAATGAAATTTACCTCTCCGAAGATCTCATCACATATTTTTCTAATATTATGAACTTCATGATCATCAATACTTATAAATACAACACCATCTTCAGTTAATAAGTTTCTAGCCAATTTCAATCTTGGATACATCATATTCAGCCAATCTGTATGATACCTTCCATTGCTCTCTGTATTTGCCCTCGTTGTTTGATGCGTTAATTCCTTATAGTTTTTTATATTATCCCGAAAATCATCTTTATAAACGAAATCCTTTCCCGTATTATAAGGCGGGTCGATGTAGATCATCTTAATTTTTCCAAAATAAGATTTTTGGAGAAGTTTTAACACCTCCAAGTTATCCCCTTCAATATAAAGGTTTTCTGTTGTATCCCAATTTTTACTTGATTCCTTATCTGGACGTAGCGTACCTGTTGAAGGGGTTTGAGCTAATTTTATCGCTTGTGTTTTTCCATGCCATGTGAATTCATATTTTTCCTTACGTATTTCAATTTCTTCACCTAGTATAAGTTTTAATTTATCAAAGTCTATTTTTCCTTCAGTTACGATCTCTGGAAAAAGCTGTTTTAGTGCATTAATGTTCTCTTGTGTTAAGTCGAGAGATTTACCATCTAGTTTTTGCATTACGGATTCTCCTTTACAATGTTAATTGTTGTTTTAATTCAGCAATTTTTTTCTGTAACTGATAAATTTTCACGTTAAACTCTACTTTTTTATTGAACTGTGTTTCTTTTTTAATCGCTGTTTTAAGTTTAGATATCTCCGTCTCACACACGCTAATTTGTTGGATCAGTAATTGTTTTTGTAGTCTCTGTTGTTCGTCCTTAACAATTTGGAAATTCCCTATAATGTTGGCATTTTGAAAAGCCTGTACTGCTATATCGATATCTTTGTAGAATTCATAGAAATTAGCAAAATTAATCTTTGTAAGATGAACAGACTGGATAAAATCCTTAACTATTTGAGTTTGATAGTCTAAATTAATCCAAGTTGTATGATGGATTTCACCCAACACCACACTGGATCTATTTACTTTATTTAGTCGTTTCATACATGTGCTGATAAGAATATCATTGTTATTCATTTGAAAAACATTGATGGTTGGATTTGGCAATGTTCCATGTATAACCTCATCAATAACTGATATTTGCTTATCTGTCGCCGTTTCTCTTAATTGAATGGTGATGAACATAATCCCTTCATAATGAAATTCTTCATTTATAAACGGTTGAATGTTAATGGTTGAAGGAGTTAGTAAGAAAGTTAACTCCATTCGTTCGATAGCTTTTGTAATGACATCTTTTTCTTTTCGATTTAAATCTACATAATCATAAAAGTTTTTTTTGTCCAGTTTTTTATTTAAAGAAGGTAGTTTGCTTTCCAATCCAATCTGCCGATAAAAAGTTGAAGCAGACATAGACACCACCCTTTATTTTACAATGAGATAAGAAATGATCTCGAAATCTTGTAAGTGCGTATTCGCACTGTTCACTATACTGTCTAAATTGCCGAGGTTAAATATATCAAGGGTTACTTGTTGATCGATCTTGCCGACAATCTCTTCTATCGCTTTCTCTAGTAGGTCTTTATAGGTGTTCATGTATTTTCCGTCATTTGTTTCCTCGTAGAATAAGTTATACAATTGCTCTTCTACTTCCTGCTTACCATAACTTAACGAACGATAAATGTCTAATATCTTTTTCACATGAACATGATTGTAAAGGACTTCACCATTTTCTTTCATATAGATTAAATAATAAGGGTGGAGAGCATTTTTTTCATTTGATGTTGCGAAGTTATTGATTTGTTTTAAACAAAAAATAACTCCCCTTTCAATCTCCTCATTTAACTTTTCATTTCTGTTAGTGGTAATACTAAATAGTCCTAACGGGGCATTTTCTACTAAACTCTTATTTTTTTTCATAAAATTTAGTAGGTCCATTCTAAAGTCGTCCATTGTAAAATCCGTAAGTGAGATATTCCCAGAGATATCTTCTAAATCGATAACCTCATTTTGTAATTTTTCTAATTGTTTCCGACGATACTCTAAATCTCTCATTTCGTTTGCATTCTCGGATATCACATTTTCTTCCCCAGTTGAAGAAATATCCAAGATGGTCATACGATTCTTCACTCGACCTACTAAATTGATGTACTCATCTAGTTCCATAGAAGGCCAAAAATTGACAAGTTGTATGTTTTCATTTCGACTTCCTAATCGATCAATACGACCAAAGCGTTGGATAATCCGAACGGGATTCCAGTGAATATCATAGTTGATTAGATAATCACAATCTTGTAAGTTCTGTCCTTCTGATATACAATCTGTTGCAATCAAAATATCAATCTCATCAGCCATTCCTGGCATTACTTTTTCTCTTTCTTTCGAGATTGGTGAAAAACTCATCAATACATTATTGAAAT
This is a stretch of genomic DNA from Tepidibacillus fermentans. It encodes these proteins:
- a CDS encoding YdbC family protein, translated to MAEIKYDIIKNVGILSESPKGWTKELNLISWNNKAPKYDLRDWSPDHDKMGKGITLTKEELMELRNILNNLEI
- a CDS encoding type III restriction-modification system endonuclease gives rise to the protein MKLKFISDLPYQRQAIDSVVNIFKGQPVKQSNFTVSYGEDAGMIQTDLGIGNRLDLTPNEILKNVQEIQIKNGLSRSESLNGLNFTIEMETGTGKTYVYLRTIYELNKHYGFTKFVIIVPSVAIREGVYKSLQITEQHFKELYDRTPLEYFIYDSSKLDQVRNFATATSIQVMIINIDAFRKSFEDPEKEDKANVIHRANDRLNGYRPIEFIQQTNPIVIIDEPQSVDTTPKSKEAISSLHPLCTLRYSATHVDKYNMIYRLDAVDAYNEKLVKKIEVMSVRSEQSFNLPYIRLVEVKEGKAKIELDVESRGKVKRMVKNVKYGDDLYDVSGEREIYRNYLVEQIDWTEGNESIEVNGHYLRVGESIGDIDDDTIKRYQIRKTIEEHLDKELRLNPRGIKVLSLFFIDKVANYRDYDKDGNPVKGKYAIMFEEEYKKLIQKPKYRTLFNDIDGDMDIEKIHNGYFAQDKKGKLKDTNGNTQADTDVYSLIMKEKERLLSLDEPLRFIFSHSALREGWDNPNVFQICTLKDSAGTYVSRRQEIGRGLRIAVNQKGERVQDYHVNTLTVMANESYEDFVANLQTEMEEQTGITFGKIEKHMFAKLAYIDDSTDEPVAMGYEVSERLYNSLKANGYIDKKDKATSILKEAIENYELHLPEEFSPWRPTIIRELKHIINRLPIKDASKKKKVKLNKAIIDSREFLELWDKIKYKTVFTIDYDSRELINKSIGSIQKMDRIEKMRILSRKDGISKLDRTTGIQGSIVSERFEDYVTVQHPLPDIITELQNRTNLTRRTIVEILTGSKRLEDFKNNPQKFIEVVTKIIKRELKLLLGDGVKYYKIGDDSYYGVELFQNEELLAYLNDNALQSKKSPFDHVIYDSDVEANFAKRFENDENVKVYVKLPSWFKIETPIGDYNPDWAAVINKDGEEKLYFVIETKGTDVEAFLRPEEQAKIKYARKHFEAMNTDVIFEGPESDVNQFMLKVQNK
- a CDS encoding site-specific DNA-methyltransferase, whose translation is MQKLDGKSLDLTQENINALKQLFPEIVTEGKIDFDKLKLILGEEIEIRKEKYEFTWHGKTQAIKLAQTPSTGTLRPDKESSKNWDTTENLYIEGDNLEVLKLLQKSYFGKIKMIYIDPPYNTGKDFVYKDDFRDNIKNYKELTHQTTRANTESNGRYHTDWLNMMYPRLKLARNLLTEDGVVFISIDDHEVHNIRKICDEIFGEVNFIAEIIWEKIHTRKNSAKYFSDSHEYILCYTKNKIFWDRNLIPRENTDSYTNPDNDPKGPWKSDPIYANNPYEADYEIKKPNGVILKRPQGKYWRYSEETIKAAILENRILWGEGESYPTLKRYLSEVQDGLVPTTLFKRDFAGDNSLGNNELKDIFGMDKLFSYPKPAKLIKILLQIGTNQDSIVLDFFSGSATTAHAVMQINAEDGGNRKFIMVQLPELTDENSEAFKAGYKNICEIGKERIRRAGDKIVKETGKTDLDIGFKVFKLDSSNLKPWDPDYENLENDITNWKENIKKDRTKEDLLYEILLKIGIPLTTQIEEIDFNGRTIYNVAYGSVLLCLEDNIDQEIVNEMIKLKPEGFDTKFIFKESGFISDSVKTNAIQTLKKNGITDVRSV
- a CDS encoding DUF4391 domain-containing protein, coding for MSASTFYRQIGLESKLPSLNKKLDKKNFYDYVDLNRKEKDVITKAIERMELTFLLTPSTINIQPFINEEFHYEGIMFITIQLRETATDKQISVIDEVIHGTLPNPTINVFQMNNNDILISTCMKRLNKVNRSSVVLGEIHHTTWINLDYQTQIVKDFIQSVHLTKINFANFYEFYKDIDIAVQAFQNANIIGNFQIVKDEQQRLQKQLLIQQISVCETEISKLKTAIKKETQFNKKVEFNVKIYQLQKKIAELKQQLTL